The nucleotide window GATCCAACCGATGTTTAGGATATTCTGACCTATCAATTGGCCATATTCCTGCAAATCAAATTTATTTCAAGTTATTAAGTGTAAAAATTACTTGAGCATAATCAACATTATTATTTAAGTTTACCTGTTGATTCGAGGCCACTGATTACATTTTCTTTGTGCATTCCATCGTTCCATATTTTGCACAACTGATTAACAAAATCAGATTTGGTCATTTGATGTTTTGGACCGAACGTATTGACACGTTCTTGGAGAAGTTTCTCCCAAAGACGCTTAAGTGGTCCAAAGCAAGCAACATCCAATGGCTGCATAACATCCATTACGTGTGGCGGGAACTTAGGTATAATAATATTTTCAGCCGGTGCGCGGGATATAACCTGGATGGAGATATGGGTAAGATATCCATATAACAGCAGTAGAAGTGGTCTGTCAGTCACTGTATCCGCAAAATGGTTGCAAATACTTCAGAGTCCATCCACCCTAATGTAAGGTAAGCAGAAATATGTAAATATGTTATGTAAATTTCTCTGTTTAGATAAAATATATGCGGTAAAGTTATATACCATTCTCGGACTTTCCGTAATATGTGTTAGGCAGCGCCATATCTCCAAACCAACTAGATTGCATATTCTTGCCTCTAAATATTATCAAGGGATCCAAAACAACCCCAGCAGCACTACAAAAACCAAGGGCTGTGATGTTCTCACGTCCCGCCCCGAAACGAAGTTTCAGTGCGCGTTGACCCTGAAAAACGCGAAAGTGTTAAGTGTAAAAACTTATATTATATAACATCTTATGCTGACAAATGATGATATACATTTACGGAGACAACTCTTCCTTTAGAGGGATCTGTGGGAAAGCCACTCTCATAACAATTCCAAATGCGTGATGCGTTCAAAGTTGGATATTGCTCAAATatctataaaataaaatgaggGAATTCTTATGATGACATATATCTTGTGCGGTTATCTTTTTATAAAGGATTGAAAAATCAATATGGTCCTGTTATAAAAATAAAGGTGTTTGGTTACCTTCTCAAGTTGATCGTAGAAGTCATATATGATAAACGGATTAGATGTATTGGATTTTCTGGCAGTGCTTATCATCTCTGCTTTTTTATGCGACAGTCTGTTCCTTCACATAAAACTTCGTAACCAGGTAAATCCTGGCTTCCCACCTTCAAACTGAACTGCGTTTATATTATTAACAGAAATGTAATGGCCGACTAAGtcctggaaaaaaaataaaaatttatttaattgcaCGGCTCCATATACACAGCAGTTTAGTTCAACTTGTAGGATTCTATATATTTACATTGTGGGACATTATGGGGCTAAACCCAAGGTTGCACACAACTGAGATTTTTCCGTTTCAACATCAAAGAAGCATTTTCTACCAGCTTTCCCAAGCTCAACACCTTCGCGCCGTTTTCTTAAACGGAAGCGTATCGTGGCCTTGTTTATTTTGTAGCGCTTTGCAATACCACGAACTGATGATCCAGGAACTGAATCAAATTCGTGCAAAGCATCCTGAACGTCCTTTTCTGTCCATGCATTCGTAAATTTTTTCGGCAACTTTCGACTACCAACTCTTTTTTTACCCATGTTTGTTGCACATTGTTTGTTCATAGAAgaagaaaaggaaaagaaaaaaatacttaaatagTTTCTATAAGTACACACCAGTGCTGTTTTGATTGGCTATTTAAAATAAACTAAGTGGGATTTTATTCTAAAATCATAGGTCATAGGTTTCTCTTTTGATAATTATTTCTAGTGTTGAGAGCGAGCGTGTGTAAAGAATGCGTAACGAATACAGTGCTGCTTGGTTGAGCTAAGTTGGAGTTTAATCTAAATTCATGAGTCATAAGTTTCTCTCTGATGAAGTATTTCTAGTTTTGCATGCTGATCATAAAGTACAAGAAATGCGTAACAAATAAAGTGCTAGTGATCATATTGCTCACAATTCATTACGCACACTTTTTTACGAATACTAGACGGAAAATTTACCTAAAATAATGATTAGCAAGAGGTTTGTGGACCCAGGGTCAATTAGCGGCGACCGCATGAGATTTCTACCCATGTGCAAAGATGGTAGAACAAAGTTTCAAGATGTCGCGATAAAGTTGATATTGGCTGCTTTGACTACCACATTatataacttgttttttttaagttttattgaAATATGAACTATTTAAGTTATTAAAAGAGTTTAAGGTATGTCTTAAGTTTATAAATGCCTTCTTTTTGTTGCTGTTTCTATGTTCATTTCGACGAAAAATACACTCGAATGAGTTGCATAATGATTACAGATGCGTAATGATTCGGCAATCTGACtatatgatatttttaaaaaacatgggtACGATATTTTGCAATGGGTACTTGAACATCTGTCCtttggagaaaaaaaatggcacaatttttatttttgtaactgtGTAATTATTTACACATCTGTATTTACACATCTGTTTCTATTTACACAACTGTTTCTCAATATCATACAATATTTTCTAATAAATTATGTGTGTTGTGTTGTGTTGGTGCTGTTTCTtcatattttttcatatttcaaCAGACATCACCAGACTTAACTATGTATTTTTCCCATTTTCTATGGGACCCACACTAGAATTCTAAATATTAAAGGGACTGTACGgtaaaaataaagttgtttGCATATTTcaagttataaaaaataactcacgaaaatatatttctttttccatAAAAGTTTCTCATATCATTCATATCTGCAAAAATCAATCAAACATGTTGAAGCATGGCTTCATTCTCTTTGTGTGAATGTGCGCAAAAAAGACTGGGTTAAAACATTAACATGCGTAATTATGCATGTGACGTAAAGCAATTCAGAAAGAAAGACAGAGCGAGCGAAATATAGAGAACACCCCCCAGCAATGCAATGTAAGTTTTTTAGTAGGAAGCAAATAAGTTTTTATTGCATGAGAAAACGATTTTATATTTCGTAACGTAAATAAAATGTCTTCGAACTTTACTGTTATTGGATTTCAGTACGAACCAGAAAGGTCAGAGGCAGAAATAGCGGCACAGCCGAGGCCTGTATATAACGACGACGGCAATGACCAAGTACTTCCATGCGAAAATTCTAGGATGAATAAACCTGTTAATGAATGGTGCCGATGTGGGAATTGCGAGAGAATGCCGACGGGCAAAGAATGTCTATGCTGTGTTGATGTGGATGCGATAAAATACTTTCATCTCAACGGTAGTGCACTTTTttctataatatatatatttatgctgTACAATTCTTCACCAAGCCTCTGACATAATCTAACGTAAACCTCAAatgatattttttcattttagaacAAGAATGCATTACTCAACACCCTCATTTTTATTGGGTTGTCCTACTCAAGGACGCTCTTTGGACTGCCTTAGTTGCTCTTCACGACCGGGAAAGTCGTCAATTTTCAATGGGAGTTGACGCTTCAGCAGACTTCGTTTCGAAGCTTTCCTTTTGACTTCAGCTCGTTTCAATATTTTCCTTGTAATATGCGATAGGTAACTATAGTCTTTATCGACTTTCACAACCTTTGCCACAAATCGTTTGTTGGGCTTTGAGTATGCCACCTTGAAAAGAGGGGTTTCTACGCCTTCCTCGTCGACTTTGGATTTCTAAATAAGAAAAAGACTTACTGACATTACGAACAAATTATATAAGAACATGTGCGATCCCGTACCCAGCGCTTCTTGCCTGCGCTGGTACGAGGTTGAGAACATTTTTCTGTTACATCGTTTAAATAACGCTGTTTGTCTATGAAATGATAGTTACCTGTTCTCTGTCGACGTTGTGGTTGTGATCCAAAATGGAAAGCTGTGTTCCAGCCAACATCTTctccattttgaaaaatatggacTTAGGGAGATATCGTATTTTCAAGGAATGAAAAACTTCCAGGAGAGTGGTATGGAGTTGTTCCGTCAGCTTTTCCATATCTTTAACAAGACTAGGTTGCGTGACAACTTTCACCAACTTGGAGTGGGCCTCAGACCCCATCACAAGCCACTGTTTTCTGTTGTTTTCATCTTCAGTCAATTCCGGATGTtcgcattttttatatattttattgtgaTGGAATGTATGGCGATTGACTGAATGGTGAATGATAGAGGTGAATCTCTCAACCAACTCCTTTCCGTTACCATGACAGTTGTGAATCGACCAATAAAGGTGATTAACAACTGCAGGCGCCCAACTAGCAAGAATTTTCATGTCTGAAAATAACACAACACGAATTAAATGCCTCAACAAATAATGCTAACTGTTGTATTTATATTGTAAAGATAAATTTTATGGTTTTAAAGAGAGGATTTATTTACCCTTTTTTTTCGATGCCTTGATTAACTTTTTGAGCATTCCCTTCCCAATGTGCCAAGGATCAAATTGATGGATAATATTGTTGAACCTTGGGTCACATCGCATCAGCTTTTTTATCGAAGCGTGCCGATCAGTAGATATGACACGTATGGAAAGCTTCATATCTTCTTGTATTTCTTCAATACAGCGAATAAAACCTTCCTTTTCCATGGATTGTGATGTACCAGTCTCCTATTGTGAATATAACGAAATAAATAAATCGATTTACTGGTCATTGAAGTCAAAGTTTCATTAAAAGTAATTACCTTGACATGCACTATCTTGAAGTTCAATACTTTGTTTGTCTCGCAATCCATTGCTGATACCGTGCTGTAGGTGGCATTGTGACCTGTCACATTGACCGTCCACAGCAAGTGCCAACTGTcgatttgttattaaaatatcttTGGCCAACATCTCTTTTTCCTTGCGCCACGCATGATCTATCTCAGGGTAAACAAAGTCTCCCCTGTGTTGATAGTAGGTTGATTTTGATATAAATTGAAGATtcaaaatattacaaaatttcAGCATCTTATTAAACGTAATACCAGCCAATTCGATTGCTGCTGTTAGATGAATATTACCAGCACCTTTCGTATGATTAACTTTTGGTTGACTTGACCAAACGTAATGACAACCTAAAGATGGAGTACTACTAGTTATTTATATTcgctctgggaacgaggttgaatgaTTTAATTATACAATTAGTCTTACCCTTTAAACATGTCATGTCGCACATTAATTGACTTCCAGTGTTTTGAATTATGCTGACGTTTTGTTGATCGACAACTGAACCACACTTGGAACAATATCGTAGCAATTCTTTAATACACGACTCATATACAAggtatgttttttgtttagaaGGATGGACACATTTATTTTCAATACTTTCTAATTCATCTTCTTCATCCTCCGCTTtttcttctccttcttcttcttcttcttcttcttcttcttcttcttcttctatatCATGCGTCAGAGAGTAGTTAGGGTCGCTTTTATCAGTTCTGgaatataaaagtgtgaattcaCAATCATTAGCATTTTCTAGTTTTTCCCAAAGGTGATCATTGACATAACATAAGATTATTACCTCTCCACAGATTTTACGAGCCATTCATCATCACTTTCATTGTCACCATCGGAAATACAATCTTCTTCTACATCGGATTCCTCGTTTACACCTGCATTTTGAACTTCTGATGTATTTGTGTCGACTAAGTTAGATAGCCCAAGTAGCTCGAGTGTATTGCCAATGTCACCTAATATTAGAAAATGTGCCTATATAGTGCCTGTGCCTGTACCTTTTCTTATTCATTAGGGATTATTTTGTTGCCAAAATAGTCTTACGAAAATTACCTTTATGTAACATGTTGAATGTACTATTTAAAACTGCAGGTGCTATGTCTCCATGTAGCTCATCGTCCAAATCGGTATCCACTGATTCATCCGTACAATCAGAATCTGAAAAAAATAGAACAATTCATGTCATTATGTAtacccaaaaaaaaaaatttccccaTATACGAGTAGAGAGAAAAACGTACCATCGTCCGAACAAATTTCTAGCTCTGTTTGGCAGGAAGCATCTATTGCTATTGGAACAGCGACCACAGTTTGTGTTTGTGCATCTGCTATACAGGTAGATGTTTGTGTCGATGCATTCCTAAAAGTTGCATGCTTGTACTGTGTCCACCTTGTATGTGTTTTAGGTACAGCTTGTACACCAATTGACAAGTTTCTTACAACTTCAAATTCACAGTCTGGATATGCGAGGTTGTCGTAAGACTCGGAGGAGGATTGCGGAAGCTCCTCAACCAACGCTACTTCCACTAActacaaaaataaatgttaatagaTGCAGTAATCCCGTTACCAATTCACTTAAATTAATTAAGTTTTCTTGCCTATGTTTTGCAGCAATTGAAAACAAGAGCACTTGGAATGAGGTATATTTACTAAGTATTTCAGATGTAAAGTAATGGGGGAATTATGAGCAGAGCAGCGAtgaaaaaacatatttcaatatatattagGCTAACCtcttttgattgttttttttcagcTCTCGATTTTGAAGTCGCGCGTTCCTTAGAAGGACGCTTGTGAGTAAATATAGTGGGTATGGATTTTGGCAAAAGTCTTCGTTTACAAGGACGATCGTTATAAAACTCTTTGACCTGATGGTCCCAACTTGGATCATAACAACTTTCGTCGAAATGATCCGagcaaacaaaaatttgaatgGGAAGATCTTTAGTCCCTATTGCAGCAATCCAAGCTTTTTTTACTAGCGGGTCCTTAGGCAAGCTGAAAAAggttttgtctttattttttatttttttgttatcacaGCCATAAGCAGCACAAGacatatttgtaaaaatataaagaacctTCGAACCCGCTAACTTGCTACCAAAAGAAATATCCCTTTCACAGGGtccgaaataaaaatttataagtGATCCGTGAAAAATAGCGCGCCGCAGgcgaaaattttttagaaatcacGAGTCGTTCTTACGGTTACGATTCGCTATTTTCTGTTTTTGCACACGTTACTTTTAGAatagacaagtgggggacgttttaaatcgtgaaccccaaacacgatagCTTTTAGCGACAACGTAATGTGACACTATCAGCCTTAACTTTCTTGTCTACAGCCAAATTTTGATTTACAATTGTGCAATATAAATACCTCAAGAATGATTTGTTTTGATACGAAAAATTATAACGAACAGttacgttttttattttaatgtttttaaataaatgtacaaaatgaTTTCATGCTTCATCTTCATCAGAGTCGATATCAGAGAGTGCAAGTGAGGCTAAGTCATCAACCTGCACTCTATCGCTTGTTGTAGTTGTAGATTTTCTCTTTTTAGGATACTTGTGCGACGATGATCCAAGTCGTTGCACTTTTTCCGTATACCAATGATCAATGACTGGATCAGGGTCAAAATTACAAATATCTGGACCATCCTCATTTATTCGCAAACAAGCGTCGAGCATGTCCCTGCTGAGATGGCTTCGAAAATCACTTTTCACCCTCGCCATCCTGGAGAAGCCTCGCTCCACTTTGGCATTCGTGAATGGGGTACAAAGCAATATTTCAATGATGTGAAGGATGTTTTCACAATCCTTACGAATGTGTTCGTTTGTGAAAACCCTCTTCCATACTTTCAAGTAGTACTCTCGAGGATTATTAATCACAATAGGGATGATGTGAGATTGTAAAGAgatccattctttttttacttcgcCTACGTTACATCCGTTGTTTTCCAACAGCTTTTCGAAATCCAAAAGAATTTCATCAATGCGATCTTCCCCGAAAGTAGGAGTGACAGTAGTTGGCCATGTTGAAACATCAAGTAAACAGACGATATTTTTGAAGATGGTCGATGTTGACAAATTTTCGAACCTCTCTTCCATGCTGTCAGCGAGACGAACGATAAGATCATGATATTTCGTCTCAGCGCTGCTGTTTACTATATCGTATCGGAAAAGCTTAATGTTTTGGTACGTTGCACTTCCATCTTCGTCATTAATAACCTCATCTGTGAAGCGCTTGTGATGTTTCATTATATCACTACTTCCGTCCAGGGTatctaataaaattattttcaatttgGCCATGGTCGCAGTAAATTCCTGGATACGCCGAACTTGTTTGACAGGATCGTGCTCGTCAGACTGCATGCTCAAAGACAAACGACGTATCGGGGATAGTATATCTAAGTAAATAGCCATATTGAATGGAATGGCAGCCTCtttccattttttcaaaaaaccttTGAGCTCAGCACGTTTTTCAGGCTGTGAATCTGTGATAGCTAATTCCTCTACGTGGGTCATATACACACCGTAGTTTTGAAGAGCACATACCATCGCTTTGAACTTATGGTCTATCCAACGAGTACCGCATGCTTTAGCAGGCTTCGGAATTGTTTCATCGAATGCTTCAGAGAAGTTTCTGAGTCCCTGAAGCCTTTTGGGACTTTTCTGATATAAGTAATAAAGCTTCAGTAGAAGCTCGTCGACATCGTGAAATGCTTTGACAGTGTTAAACGCATCCTTGATAGCAAGTTCAATGCGATGATTGAAACAATGCACAACCTCGACCCAGGGCGCAGTTTCCTTGATTAATGCTCCAACTccttaaaaaagaaacatgaTTGAAACTAATTATCAACTGGTTATTATTTAGTTAATAATACCCCTTTCCGGGACGTTTCAGCAGTCAAAACAACATATAAGCTATCAAAGAACCTGGGCCCTAAGTTGAGTGGTGTAGCGAACACTGATAATGATTAAGTGGCCGCCAGATCAATCTCGAACAGGTGAAAAATTCttgaacatttaaaaacattaaacaacaTTCCAAAGCTCTTCCCCGTGGAGTATATTCTTTATTATGTAGTAACAGAATATTTTCGacatgtttaaaaaacaacaacaaaatgttaaaacaaaaacatattcaTACGAAAATATTCATGAGAGATTTGAGCTGAACATTTATTTATTGAACATTGATGAGTAACATTGTACAGTGGAAGTAGTGACTGCACTGAGTTAACGAACAGTGGTTATTGTGGTTGTGGTTGAAACATTGATTGATTGTGGTATAGAAACGGGCTGAGAGTTGATAGAGTGTAGTGAAAGCAGGAACAGAAGTACATTCACTGGACACTGATGGTCATTATTAGTCACTATTTGTGAGATACATTGATTTATTGTTTGGAGTATTGGTCTTTTAGATTTATTATTATACACTGGTAGATTGGGAGTCAGGGAAGCGATGATGGTGTTAAGAACGAGGTTAGAAATGTGGGATATAGGAAGAAATCTTGGAGGAGTAGAAAGGAGGTGCAAAGGATGTAAAGCGACAGAGGAAACAACTGAACACGTGCTGGAATGCGAGGAAGTGGAGAAAGTAGTAGGAAGAAAAGGAGGAAACATTGGATCGATAAAGAACGGAACAGATGAAGAAGTGAAACGGATAGCCGAATATCTGAAGGATTATTGTGAACAGAAGATAAAagaataaagaagaagaaaatttggAAACGCGTAGAAGAGCCTTGCACTCCATGGAGAAGTGCTTGCCGTGTGACGGCAAAGTGGGCGAAGAAAAGATTCGCAAAGATTCGCAAACAGTAATATTTGCTGAAGGAGAGTGACACAATGGGTATTaagaaaaaagattatttttaaattgatgTCGTAATAGTTAAGTCAGGCACGTGTTGTTTATTAATTCTGAAGAAAAAGAAGACAAAATTCATGCAGCATGTTTACGAAACGTTCTCAAAACATTGTTTGACCATGATGAGAAATTATTCAGACGTGTTTTCGTGACAAGAACGCAGTAAGTTTGCGTCGATGAAATAGGCTAGTAAGAACGTGATTTCCTCACCTTTTTTTCTTCCCATATTTACACTAGCGCCGTCTGCATTAAAACCAACAAGTCTTTGGTTGAAATTCAATATGCCAATACGCTGGAAAGCACTGTCAATCGCCTCTAGAATACCAGGCGCATCTCCACATTTAGGTGTCTcgatacttaaaaatttaacgaGTGCTGTCCCCTCGTGCAAGTACAACACGTAGACCAATTCTTGCTCACAAATCCCTGTGTCCGTACTACCATCATTCAAGAGAGAATAGTAGCGTGTCTTAGCTAGAGTTTTACCAAGGTTTTCTTTGTCCACCTTGGCTATGTGTTCGGTGAAAGTAGCAGCAGCTCTTTCGTGTTTATAACTTTCTCCAAACTTCGGAACATTATTCTTTAACTGAAGTTTTAGCAAATCAGGGTAGTCACTGAAAGGACGCTCTTTTTTGGCGACATAATAGGCCGTGTTGAATTTGACGCGAAGGTTTTTCTTGTCACTCGCAGCCATTTTTCGTAAACCACTTCCGATAGGTGTTGTTGTGAGCACTGATTGAGCATATACTTCAGCACCCATCTCACTTCTTTTTTTGAGCTCGACGGCTTCCTTATGTTGTTGACTGTTAGTATGTTTTTGTACGCTATCCTTCGTCACACTACGACTTCCAGCTATCCATTTGCGGGAGAAATTTGTACTGTTTTTAATGCGACTCTCCCATCGCTGACACACCTGGCATCTAAGAAAAAATAGCACGTTTTAACAACGatgttatttaaaaactgaGTTCTGTAAAAATCGAAAAATATCTCACCTCAATGTCGTCACTCTTTCCCAATTTCTGACTGTTTTTAACGAAGCCatcatttaaatatattcaatgaaaaatatttacacCTCACATACGATAGACAACCTTTGAATGAACAACTCAAAAAAAGatcatttttttcgaaaaaacatttttttaacctgGTTCATATGTTAACCAATTACTTCTTTCATTTATGAATTCACAATTGATAAAAGTGTGATACCTTTGTAGAAACCATGTCATCTTTTGAAAAGAAACTGACCACATGGTGTACATGTTGCAATTGAAtgtattttctttcattttttaacacaaaagtaattatcgtggtaaataaaaaatcatagAATAGAAAATTGCGTAAGAAGTGATtcgttgttttgaattttttctcATACATCGACTCGTTACTTTTGAGAAACGGTTCGTAAATTGCGAATCGCGAAGCCTTATTTCGGACCTTGTTTCAcgcgtgttttttttaaaagctattctcATGCTCAAAACACGTTGAGGCTATTTATCATTTAGTCCCGAAtcccttttctttttttccgtcaacaaagtaatgaaaaaaaatcctGGGACCTAAGTTGATAATTTTCATCGCTAGCCTTTCATTTTTGAATGAACGGTGTACCTCgtacaaaaaaatgaattatttatatatatatgaataaTTCATGTGATATATATGATACGGGGGTAAATTAGCTACGAACTGTCTAATATATAcacgaatataaaaaaataaataaatacagcgTTAACTTTTTGTCTCACATTCCATACAATGAGTTTGTTATGATTTGCTTCTAAATTGCTCTACGTCA belongs to Hydractinia symbiolongicarpus strain clone_291-10 chromosome 1, HSymV2.1, whole genome shotgun sequence and includes:
- the LOC130635762 gene encoding uncharacterized protein LOC130635762 produces the protein MISTARKSNTSNPFIIYDFYDQLEKIFEQYPTLNASRIWNCYESGFPTDPSKGRVVSVNGQRALKLRFGAGRENITALGFCSAAGVVLDPLIIFRGKNMQSSWFGDMALPNTYYGKSENGWMDSEVFATILRIQ
- the LOC130635746 gene encoding uncharacterized protein LOC130635746, yielding MEKEGFIRCIEEIQEDMKLSIRVISTDRHASIKKLMRCDPRFNNIIHQFDPWHIGKGMLKKLIKASKKKDMKILASWAPAVVNHLYWSIHNCHGNGKELVERFTSIIHHSVNRHTFHHNKIYKKCEHPELTEDENNRKQWLVMGSEAHSKLVKVVTQPSLVKDMEKLTEQLHTTLLEVFHSLKIRYLPKSIFFKMEKMLAGTQLSILDHNHNVDREQKSKVDEEGVETPLFKVAYSKPNKRFVAKVVKVDKDYSYLSHITRKILKRAEVKRKASKRSLLKRQLPLKIDDFPGREEQLRQSKERP
- the LOC130635671 gene encoding zinc finger protein 862-like, with protein sequence MMASLKTVRNWERVTTLRCQVCQRWESRIKNSTNFSRKWIAGSRSVTKDSVQKHTNSQQHKEAVELKKRSEMGAEVYAQSVLTTTPIGSGLRKMAASDKKNLRVKFNTAYYVAKKERPFSDYPDLLKLQLKNNVPKFGESYKHERAAATFTEHIAKVDKENLGKTLAKTRYYSLLNDGSTDTGICEQELVYVLYLHEGTALVKFLSIETPKCGDAPGILEAIDSAFQRIGILNFNQRLVGFNADGASVNMGRKKGVGALIKETAPWVEVVHCFNHRIELAIKDAFNTVKAFHDVDELLLKLYYLYQKSPKRLQGLRNFSEAFDETIPKPAKACGTRWIDHKFKAMVCALQNYGVYMTHVEELAITDSQPEKRAELKGFLKKWKEAAIPFNMAIYLDILSPIRRLSLSMQSDEHDPVKQVRRIQEFTATMAKLKIILLDTLDGSSDIMKHHKRFTDEVINDEDGSATYQNIKLFRYDIVNSSAETKYHDLIVRLADSMEERFENLSTSTIFKNIVCLLDVSTWPTTVTPTFGEDRIDEILLDFEKLLENNGCNVGEVKKEWISLQSHIIPIVINNPREYYLKVWKRVFTNEHIRKDCENILHIIEILLCTPFTNAKVERGFSRMARVKSDFRSHLSRDMLDACLRINEDGPDICNFDPDPVIDHWYTEKVQRLGSSSHKYPKKRKSTTTTSDRVQVDDLASLALSDIDSDEDEA